A window of Planctomycetaceae bacterium contains these coding sequences:
- a CDS encoding helix-turn-helix transcriptional regulator translates to MKTVDVLLEESGLWIEDLASRASLPADRVEAIALGRWTPSPDERSRIAAAFAVAVTEVSWGHTMDPRNVRYRQFGLKEDF, encoded by the coding sequence GTGAAGACAGTTGACGTTTTGCTGGAAGAATCCGGCTTGTGGATCGAGGACCTTGCGTCGCGGGCCAGTCTTCCGGCGGATCGCGTGGAAGCGATCGCCCTGGGACGCTGGACACCAAGTCCGGACGAACGTTCCCGAATCGCCGCGGCCTTCGCAGTCGCCGTGACAGAAGTCAGTTGGGGGCACACGATGGACCCGCGCAACGTGCGGTACCGCCAGTTCGGCCTGAAGGAAGATTTCTGA